From the Chrysiogenia bacterium genome, the window CGCCCGGCGCGGCATTGCCGGCGGAAAGATCGAGTTTCTGGCCAAGCCCTACACCGCCGACCAGCTACTTCAAACAATGGCAAAGGTTCTCCAGCCGGAGAAGAACGCGCGGCCGCCGGCCTGAGGAACGACATGGACGCACCGAGCCGAAGAATCCTGGTAGTGGACGACGATCCCCGGATCGGTCGCCTGACGGGTAAGTTGCTCTCGAAGATGTTTCTTGGCGCCAACGTGTTCGTCTCGCCCAGCGGCCCGGCCGGGCTCGATGTGGTGCGCCAGCACCGCCCCCACGTCATCATTCTCGATCACGTCATGCCCGAGATGGATGGCAAGGAATTCCTGCGCGACCTGCGCACCGATACCTGGGGGCGCGACATTCCGGTGCTGGTCATGAGCGGCTACGACCTCGACGTACTCTACCGCGAGGAGCCAAAGGTGGAGTTCCTTCGCAAGCCGCCGCGGCGCGGCGCCATGGAGGACGCGCTCGTCAAACTGCTCATTCAGATTCTGGGCGGCAAACCCGTCCTCGAGTGCACCGAAGAGTTTCTCGCCCTGCGCGAGGGTTTGGGCGAGAAGCTTTTTGTCGAGCGCACTTCCTCGCGGCGCCCCGGCGGCCTGCTGGGCAGGTGGAGAAAGCGCTAGGCCGGCTCCGGCCCCACCTTCACGAGCTGCTTGCCCTGGTTGGCACCGGAAAAGAGACGCAGCAGCGCCTCGGGGGCGCGCTCCAGGCCATCGACTACATCGACAGCCGACTTGATGCGCCCCTGCCCCACCCAGGTGCCCAGTTCTTTCATTGCCTGCGGGAACTTGCCCGCGTAGTTCATCAGGATGAAGCCCTCCATGCGGGCGCTGTTGATGATGAGCGACATGTAGTTGCGCGGCCCCGGTGAAAGCTCGGCCTCGTTGTAGCGGGAGATCGCACCGCAGAGCACGATGCGCCCGTGCTTTCGGATGTTGGCGAGCGCGACGTCGAGGATCTCGCCGCCCACGTTGTCAAAGAAGACGTCGATTCCCTTCGGGCAGGCCTCGCGCACCTGCGCGGCGAGCTCGCCCTCGCGGTAATTGATCGCCGCGTCGAAGCCGAATTCGGATGTAAGGCGCGCGCATTTCTCCGCGCTACCCGCCACGCCCACGGCACGGCAACCCTTGATCTTCGCGATCTGCCCGACCACCGATCCCACGCCCCCCGCGGCGCCCGAGACGAGCACGGTCTCCGCCTCCTTGGGAAGCCCCACTTCAAGCAGGCCGAAGTAGGCAGAAAGACCTGTGATGCCCAGCACGCTGATGGCGTCGGTGAGCGAGATTCCCGGCAGCAGCGGCGTCAGCTGCGTGGGCTTGGCGAGTGCGTACTGCTGCCAGCCGAGCATGCCGCTCACGAGCTGCCCGGCCTTCACGCTGGGAGCCTTGGACTCCACGACCTCGCCCACGC encodes:
- a CDS encoding response regulator — encoded protein: MDAPSRRILVVDDDPRIGRLTGKLLSKMFLGANVFVSPSGPAGLDVVRQHRPHVIILDHVMPEMDGKEFLRDLRTDTWGRDIPVLVMSGYDLDVLYREEPKVEFLRKPPRRGAMEDALVKLLIQILGGKPVLECTEEFLALREGLGEKLFVERTSSRRPGGLLGRWRKR
- a CDS encoding NADP-dependent oxidoreductase encodes the protein MNPIENQQILLKSRPEGMVSAENFESNIQTISDVPEGKVLVRNVYLSIDPAMRGWMSDQKSYMPPVGIGEVMRGMSVGEVVESKAPSVKAGQLVSGMLGWQQYALAKPTQLTPLLPGISLTDAISVLGITGLSAYFGLLEVGLPKEAETVLVSGAAGGVGSVVGQIAKIKGCRAVGVAGSAEKCARLTSEFGFDAAINYREGELAAQVREACPKGIDVFFDNVGGEILDVALANIRKHGRIVLCGAISRYNEAELSPGPRNYMSLIINSARMEGFILMNYAGKFPQAMKELGTWVGQGRIKSAVDVVDGLERAPEALLRLFSGANQGKQLVKVGPEPA